One region of Paenibacillus polymyxa M1 genomic DNA includes:
- a CDS encoding metal-sensitive transcriptional regulator, with translation MDYNYSDELKTRLRRIEGQVRGVLRLMDEGKSCKDVVSQLSAVRNASDKAIAQIVAENLQRCILEEQEAGGDTDKLVKEAIQLLVKSR, from the coding sequence ATGGATTACAATTACAGTGATGAACTGAAAACGCGCTTGAGAAGGATTGAGGGCCAAGTACGTGGAGTACTTCGTTTAATGGATGAGGGCAAGTCGTGCAAGGATGTAGTCAGCCAGCTATCAGCTGTACGCAATGCATCAGATAAAGCAATCGCCCAGATTGTAGCAGAAAATCTGCAACGCTGCATATTGGAAGAGCAAGAAGCTGGGGGAGATACGGATAAGCTGGTTAAAGAAGCAATTCAGCTGCTGGTGAAAAGTAGATAA
- a CDS encoding trans-sulfuration enzyme family protein, producing MSFSDELICFGFEDRLGYFAKAAVPPIYETAPFFFDTYEDYAEAANHEKEHYVYSRGTNPTVRIAEQMIAALEGGEDCKCFASGMAAISAALMCSLSAGDHLILVGHIYETSVSLAKYLTKFDINYTIVHSTSTKAVANAIQPQTRAILMESPTSFTFDMVNIQEVASLSKAKGIRTIIDNSWATPLFQKPLEWGVDIVVHSASKYLGGHNDLIAGAVIASKEIINRMYAEEYELIGGSLAPFEAWLLIRGLRTLPLRMEAHQRNALLVARFLSDHPAISKVNHPGLPSHPQHELACRQLKGYAGLFSFELKDSGYEDICRVINKLRLIRIGVSWGSMESQVISPNYGFNKQSLKKQHMPKSLIRLAVGHEPAELLIEDLATALS from the coding sequence TTGAGTTTCTCAGATGAGCTCATCTGTTTTGGGTTTGAGGACAGACTAGGGTATTTTGCTAAGGCTGCTGTTCCTCCTATTTATGAGACTGCTCCATTTTTCTTTGATACCTACGAGGATTATGCTGAAGCAGCTAATCATGAAAAGGAGCATTATGTCTATTCGAGAGGAACCAATCCTACCGTTCGGATTGCAGAACAAATGATTGCTGCGCTGGAAGGTGGGGAGGACTGCAAGTGCTTTGCCTCCGGAATGGCTGCTATCAGTGCCGCTCTAATGTGTAGCTTATCCGCAGGGGATCATCTGATTCTGGTCGGACACATATATGAAACTTCCGTCAGCCTAGCCAAATACTTAACGAAGTTCGATATAAACTATACCATTGTACATTCGACTTCTACGAAAGCAGTTGCTAATGCCATCCAACCGCAGACCCGTGCTATTCTTATGGAGTCTCCTACCTCGTTTACATTCGATATGGTAAATATTCAGGAAGTAGCTTCGCTTTCCAAAGCTAAGGGTATCCGCACAATCATAGATAATTCATGGGCTACACCCCTTTTCCAAAAACCATTAGAATGGGGCGTTGATATCGTCGTTCACTCCGCATCCAAGTACTTGGGGGGACATAATGATTTAATTGCAGGGGCAGTAATCGCTTCTAAAGAGATAATAAATCGTATGTATGCTGAAGAATATGAGTTAATTGGCGGTTCGTTAGCCCCTTTTGAAGCCTGGCTACTCATTAGGGGTCTAAGAACACTCCCGCTTCGTATGGAAGCCCATCAAAGGAATGCTCTGTTGGTTGCCCGTTTTCTATCAGATCATCCGGCCATTTCTAAAGTAAATCATCCTGGACTTCCTTCTCACCCACAGCATGAGCTGGCATGTAGACAGCTTAAAGGGTATGCCGGACTATTCAGTTTTGAACTAAAAGACTCGGGTTATGAGGATATATGCAGAGTGATCAATAAACTGCGACTGATTCGGATCGGTGTATCGTGGGGTTCTATGGAGAGCCAGGTGATCTCACCGAACTACGGTTTCAATAAGCAGAGTCTAAAAAAACAACACATGCCCAAATCGCTAATTCGCTTGGCTGTGGGGCATGAACCTGCTGAACTTTTAATAGAAGATCTAGCTACAGCTTTAAGCTAA
- a CDS encoding alpha-galactosidase, which produces MNIHVNEALGLFHLQSKDCSYIIQLVEGYPAHVYWGAQLHHDQSLASILELRERCSFSPTPDSSSRTLSLDTLPQEYPQYGTSDFRQPAYQVALADGTRTTELKYSGYRIEPGKPKLEGLPSVYTESDDEATTLLLFLEDQHSGLKTTLLYTVFANHSAIARSTLFEHKGSAVMNIEHAMSASVDFADSNYQALYLSGAWVRERHIQRRDLGPGAIRLESRRGSSSHQMNPFLALLRPDATEDRGDVYGFSLIYSSNFVAQAEVEQFNQTRVSIGINPFDFSWRLEPGQSFQTPEAVLVFSEEGLGGMSRTYHRLYRTRLCRGTYRDKERPILVNNWEATYFDFDADKIEAIAKEAGPLGIELFVLDDGWFGKRDNDNSSLGDWFEDRRKLPGGLTDLAKRVNEQGLQFGLWVEPEMVSPDSELYRTHPDWCLHAEGRRRTEGRSQLVLDLSRKEVCDYLYETLSSVFSIAPITYVKWDMNRNMTEIASATATSERQKEIAHRYMLGLYDLLERLTSRFPDILFESCSGGGGRFDPGMLYYMPQTWTSDDTDAIERLAIQYGTSIVYPASTMGAHVSNVPNHQVGRNTSLAIRGDVAMSGNFGYELDLTAFTNEEKELAARQIAQYKEIRSLVQQGDMYRLLSPFEGRGDTAWMFVSEDQSEAFVAYFRVLAEPNGPIRRLTLKGLDPAKKYIIETGATGNTSDPINTSTEDGVSPFRLAFDGEIFGGDRLMKIGLVVSDLTGDFASSTFRLKAISC; this is translated from the coding sequence ATGAACATTCATGTTAACGAGGCGCTTGGTTTGTTTCACCTGCAGTCCAAGGATTGCAGCTATATTATCCAGCTTGTAGAAGGATATCCTGCACATGTCTATTGGGGAGCTCAACTTCATCATGACCAAAGTCTTGCAAGTATATTGGAGCTTAGAGAACGCTGTTCCTTCTCTCCCACTCCCGATTCTTCCAGTCGTACGCTTTCTTTGGATACGCTTCCACAGGAATATCCACAGTATGGAACAAGCGACTTCCGTCAGCCGGCTTATCAAGTTGCGCTTGCCGATGGAACTCGGACTACAGAGCTAAAATATAGTGGTTACCGTATTGAACCGGGTAAACCCAAGCTCGAAGGACTTCCTTCCGTCTATACCGAATCAGATGATGAAGCAACAACTCTCTTGTTGTTCCTCGAGGATCAACACTCAGGCCTTAAGACTACACTGCTTTATACTGTGTTTGCGAACCACAGCGCCATTGCTAGGTCTACTCTTTTTGAACATAAGGGAAGCGCTGTCATGAATATTGAGCATGCGATGAGCGCCTCTGTCGACTTCGCCGATTCCAATTACCAAGCTCTCTATTTATCTGGTGCCTGGGTTCGGGAAAGACATATCCAGCGCCGCGATCTTGGGCCCGGCGCCATTCGCTTGGAAAGCCGACGGGGCTCCAGCAGTCACCAAATGAATCCTTTTCTGGCACTGCTTCGTCCTGATGCAACTGAAGATCGTGGGGATGTGTACGGCTTCAGTCTAATTTACAGCAGCAACTTCGTCGCACAGGCGGAAGTAGAGCAATTTAATCAGACTCGTGTAAGTATCGGAATCAATCCTTTTGACTTCTCCTGGCGGCTTGAACCGGGTCAGTCATTCCAGACTCCTGAAGCCGTGCTGGTCTTTTCCGAAGAAGGTCTTGGAGGCATGTCGCGCACCTATCACCGGCTCTACCGCACACGTCTGTGCCGGGGAACTTATCGCGACAAGGAACGCCCGATTCTCGTGAACAATTGGGAAGCCACATATTTTGACTTCGACGCCGATAAAATTGAGGCGATTGCCAAAGAAGCGGGACCTCTTGGAATTGAGCTATTTGTCCTTGATGACGGTTGGTTTGGCAAGCGTGACAACGATAACAGTTCGCTTGGAGACTGGTTCGAAGACCGCCGCAAGCTACCTGGTGGTCTTACCGATTTGGCCAAACGAGTTAATGAACAAGGATTACAGTTTGGCTTATGGGTTGAGCCGGAAATGGTATCACCTGATAGTGAACTGTACCGCACCCATCCCGACTGGTGCCTGCATGCAGAAGGTCGGCGGCGGACGGAAGGTCGATCCCAATTGGTGCTTGATCTCTCCCGCAAAGAAGTATGCGATTACTTGTACGAGACGCTTAGCTCCGTATTCTCGATCGCTCCAATTACTTATGTCAAGTGGGACATGAATCGTAATATGACGGAGATCGCTTCGGCTACTGCTACTAGCGAACGCCAAAAGGAAATTGCGCACCGTTATATGCTAGGACTTTATGATCTGCTGGAACGCCTGACCTCACGGTTCCCGGACATCTTGTTTGAAAGCTGTTCTGGCGGAGGCGGACGATTCGATCCAGGGATGCTCTACTATATGCCGCAGACATGGACCAGTGATGACACTGATGCTATTGAAAGATTGGCGATCCAGTACGGCACCAGCATCGTGTATCCGGCCAGTACTATGGGGGCCCACGTATCGAACGTGCCGAACCACCAGGTGGGACGAAACACCTCCCTCGCCATACGTGGCGACGTGGCAATGAGCGGGAATTTTGGCTACGAACTTGACCTTACTGCATTTACAAATGAAGAAAAAGAGCTCGCTGCCAGACAAATTGCCCAGTATAAAGAAATCCGCTCCCTTGTACAGCAGGGAGATATGTATCGACTTCTTAGTCCGTTTGAAGGCCGAGGCGATACTGCCTGGATGTTTGTTAGCGAGGACCAGTCCGAAGCTTTTGTCGCTTACTTCCGTGTGCTGGCTGAGCCAAATGGACCTATCCGGCGACTAACGCTAAAAGGACTTGACCCAGCCAAAAAGTATATAATCGAAACCGGTGCGACCGGCAATACTTCAGATCCTATTAATACCTCGACTGAAGATGGCGTTTCCCCTTTCCGTCTAGCGTTTGACGGCGAAATTTTTGGAGGTGACCGCTTAATGAAAATTGGGCTTGTTGTCTCGGATCTTACTGGGGATTTTGCCAGCTCTACCTTCCGCCTTAAAGCGATCTCTTGCTAA
- a CDS encoding spore germination protein, whose translation MLTRWIRSVLKPGKRYTQDIEKSKQQTATDPIHSSLSHTLSLLKLKLGQGPDFVIRDFSESPVHAGHLAVCYIEGLIDQNLLSDLMESLITEMGSADTFMFKENTAASLLKNTIPSGNIQMIHSQNEVYQAILSGNAVIVIDGNNYALVVSIAGGVRRAIQEPSTQTVVRGPKEGFTEDISTNITLIRRKLRTPDLKFESHVIGRYTQTKVMLAYIENVANPEVIQEITKRLQSIDTDSILESGYIEEFIQDEPLSLFPTMLNSERPDTVAGSLLDGQVAVLVDGTPFALIAPVTFFNFFQTAEDYYQRYDISTFLRALRVVSFLVSLLLPSLFIALTTFQQEMIPTTLLITLMAQREGTPFPALLEALMMELMFEVIREAGVRMPRVIGPAVSIVGALVIGQAAVQAGLVSGAMVIVVAFTAISNFVIPYFAMASAVRLLRFALMLLAGALGLFGILIGIIPLLIHLVSLKSFGVDYFVPYSPTFKTNMKDLIIRVPWWAMKTRPSEKSGHNQTRQAAHQYPASSDDTEGGHKPDTQK comes from the coding sequence GTGTTAACACGTTGGATTAGAAGTGTTCTGAAACCTGGAAAAAGGTACACACAGGATATCGAAAAATCCAAACAGCAAACCGCTACCGATCCAATCCATTCATCGTTATCCCATACTCTTTCTTTACTTAAATTAAAACTTGGGCAAGGTCCCGATTTTGTCATTCGTGATTTTTCCGAAAGTCCTGTACATGCTGGCCATCTCGCCGTTTGTTATATTGAAGGACTGATTGACCAAAACTTGCTTTCCGATTTAATGGAGAGCTTGATTACAGAGATGGGCTCCGCAGATACTTTTATGTTTAAGGAAAATACTGCAGCTTCTTTGTTAAAAAACACAATTCCGTCTGGAAATATTCAAATGATACATTCGCAAAATGAAGTATATCAAGCCATCCTCTCCGGGAATGCTGTCATTGTCATCGACGGAAACAACTATGCATTGGTAGTTTCCATCGCAGGCGGAGTAAGACGGGCTATTCAGGAACCCAGTACTCAGACCGTAGTACGGGGTCCTAAAGAAGGATTTACGGAGGATATCTCAACCAACATTACACTGATCAGAAGAAAATTGCGGACACCTGACCTTAAATTTGAAAGTCATGTTATTGGGCGATATACACAAACCAAAGTCATGTTAGCTTACATTGAAAATGTCGCTAATCCAGAAGTCATACAGGAAATTACAAAACGGCTGCAATCCATTGATACAGACAGCATACTTGAAAGTGGCTACATCGAAGAATTTATACAGGATGAACCACTTAGTCTCTTTCCCACCATGCTAAACTCAGAGCGTCCGGATACAGTCGCAGGTAGCCTTTTAGACGGACAAGTAGCTGTCCTGGTTGATGGGACGCCATTCGCTCTGATTGCACCTGTAACCTTCTTTAATTTCTTTCAAACGGCGGAAGACTACTACCAGAGATATGACATTTCAACTTTTTTAAGGGCTCTTCGTGTAGTATCTTTTCTAGTCTCATTGTTGCTTCCCTCTCTATTTATAGCCTTGACGACTTTCCAACAGGAAATGATCCCCACCACGCTGTTGATTACGCTAATGGCTCAACGGGAAGGAACTCCTTTTCCTGCATTATTGGAAGCTTTAATGATGGAATTAATGTTTGAAGTGATTCGTGAAGCAGGTGTGCGAATGCCACGGGTCATCGGACCAGCCGTTTCCATTGTAGGAGCTCTGGTTATCGGACAGGCGGCGGTGCAAGCCGGACTGGTCTCAGGTGCAATGGTGATCGTTGTTGCCTTCACAGCTATATCGAACTTTGTCATCCCGTATTTTGCTATGGCTTCAGCGGTCAGGTTGTTGCGTTTTGCACTTATGCTACTGGCGGGGGCTCTAGGCTTATTTGGTATTCTGATAGGAATTATCCCCCTTCTAATTCACCTTGTATCTCTCAAGTCATTCGGAGTTGATTATTTTGTGCCCTATAGCCCCACCTTTAAAACTAATATGAAGGACCTTATCATCAGAGTTCCGTGGTGGGCTATGAAAACCAGACCTAGCGAAAAATCAGGCCATAACCAGACAAGACAGGCAGCTCACCAATACCCTGCTAGTTCGGATGATACTGAAGGTGGTCATAAGCCTGATACCCAAAAATAG
- a CDS encoding YjjG family noncanonical pyrimidine nucleotidase, with amino-acid sequence MKYEIILFDVDDTLFDFKMAESHALHNTFAQFGLPQGATEYKSSYDEINSSLWREAEEGLITSAQLRVERFKRLFTVHKLDFNPDAFSAAYLRYLGEGAFLMDGAVELCDVLSECRLAIITNGIKEVQTSRIQLSPLRHVFEQIIISEEVGYQKPQAEIFDYAFTKLAISDKSKVLMVGDSLTSDIQGGNKYGIDTCWFNPSGKTNTSGIQPTYEIASLMELPSSVLSMPPVLNHTSLEY; translated from the coding sequence ATGAAATACGAAATTATTTTATTTGATGTTGATGATACGCTGTTTGATTTTAAAATGGCAGAGAGTCATGCGCTACATAATACGTTTGCCCAATTTGGATTGCCGCAAGGGGCCACTGAGTATAAATCTAGCTATGATGAGATCAACAGTTCGTTGTGGCGAGAGGCAGAGGAAGGACTTATTACCTCGGCACAGCTGCGGGTGGAAAGATTTAAACGATTGTTTACTGTTCATAAGCTAGACTTCAATCCAGACGCCTTTAGTGCTGCTTATTTACGTTATTTGGGTGAAGGAGCTTTTTTGATGGACGGAGCGGTTGAATTATGTGACGTACTATCTGAGTGTCGTTTGGCGATCATTACGAATGGAATAAAAGAGGTCCAAACCTCCAGAATTCAGCTTTCCCCGCTGCGTCATGTGTTTGAGCAGATAATTATTTCAGAAGAAGTGGGTTACCAAAAGCCGCAGGCCGAAATTTTTGATTACGCATTTACCAAGCTAGCTATTTCAGATAAAAGTAAGGTCCTAATGGTGGGCGATTCTTTAACCTCGGACATTCAAGGAGGGAATAAGTACGGAATTGACACTTGCTGGTTCAACCCTTCCGGAAAAACAAATACATCCGGCATTCAACCCACTTATGAAATAGCAAGTTTGATGGAACTACCGAGTAGTGTACTTTCAATGCCTCCCGTACTGAACCATACATCTTTAGAATACTAG
- a CDS encoding Ger(x)C family spore germination protein: MVRQLRVSYVLFIAGLLLTGCVDRTELNELAITTATGIDGHKGDWINTYQIIIPSAMTTGSGGTSSGASQSAVHTFSTHGKTLRETVTKSSLEYPRKLYFAQNNILVIGKKAAEQGIEEIIDIYLRNLDSRETVKVFIANGEARNFLKKLVPPEKIPGQALEKIIERDSKLASIYPAISMYEFISKISSDSAAGVPEISLEGSEPEKLDSVDVFKETSAKNKLKLSGLSIFQKDKRVGFLNEKESIGVSWLNNQIKNTTVNYVDGNVTSAFLIRKAKVKVTPIKNLNHYYLNVDVKATGDLLSASSQREMKDMQSVGQLQMQAAETIKLQIQEGWKALQQKNIDLIGVGNKIHHKYPKDWKKIKETWPEEFANMDIKIGVKMKLARPGLFEKSFNELLK; the protein is encoded by the coding sequence ATGGTGCGGCAATTAAGAGTTAGTTATGTTCTGTTTATTGCAGGTTTATTACTTACAGGGTGCGTAGATCGAACAGAATTGAACGAATTAGCCATCACAACAGCAACTGGAATTGATGGACATAAGGGCGACTGGATCAATACTTATCAAATCATCATTCCATCAGCCATGACGACTGGCTCAGGTGGTACTTCCTCGGGGGCATCGCAAAGCGCTGTACATACCTTTTCTACACATGGAAAAACATTGAGAGAGACCGTTACGAAGAGTAGCCTGGAATACCCACGCAAACTATATTTTGCCCAAAATAATATACTCGTTATTGGAAAAAAAGCAGCAGAACAAGGCATTGAAGAGATTATTGATATTTACCTCCGCAACCTTGATTCACGAGAAACTGTAAAAGTATTCATTGCCAACGGAGAGGCTCGTAATTTTTTAAAAAAGCTTGTACCACCAGAGAAAATTCCTGGTCAAGCTTTAGAAAAGATTATAGAAAGAGATAGCAAATTAGCATCAATTTACCCTGCAATATCCATGTATGAATTCATTTCGAAAATTAGCTCCGATAGTGCAGCCGGAGTTCCAGAAATATCTCTTGAGGGTTCCGAGCCGGAGAAACTAGACTCTGTTGATGTTTTCAAGGAAACCTCCGCCAAAAATAAACTCAAGTTATCGGGCTTAAGCATTTTTCAGAAAGACAAGAGAGTCGGCTTCCTAAATGAAAAGGAAAGTATAGGGGTTTCATGGTTAAACAACCAGATTAAAAACACTACTGTAAACTATGTGGATGGGAATGTTACGTCCGCTTTTCTCATCCGGAAAGCCAAGGTTAAGGTTACGCCAATCAAGAATTTAAATCATTATTACCTCAACGTTGACGTTAAAGCTACCGGGGATCTTCTGTCAGCCTCTTCGCAAAGAGAAATGAAAGATATGCAAAGTGTAGGTCAATTGCAGATGCAAGCAGCAGAAACGATCAAACTGCAAATTCAGGAAGGCTGGAAAGCCTTACAGCAAAAGAATATCGACCTTATTGGTGTTGGAAATAAAATTCATCACAAGTACCCAAAAGACTGGAAAAAAATAAAAGAGACATGGCCTGAAGAGTTCGCAAACATGGATATAAAAATAGGTGTAAAAATGAAGCTTGCACGTCCAGGATTATTCGAAAAATCTTTTAACGAACTGTTGAAATGA
- a CDS encoding GerAB/ArcD/ProY family transporter codes for MRQNTIRVSELIICMSLFEVGSTTLFLMGAEAKQDAWLVMLIGALAGLLLLMLHLAIHHQDPELDLFMLFRRYTGKYVGTLINLLFVMYFTYEASRNIRDLGEVTVMTLLRQTPLWIIILITIVVVSNTVRYGYKALFLLCLFLFPFFVLGYALISILIPATGLFHLENSLPVLEEGWTPIFKAAIPELISFPFGQTVLFLVFYPLAYKGRNLTKPVFFAYIMTALALTFVNQLEIFVLGPKIAANSTLPLLEAVQLIELADLFERMDALFTLLLFLGLIIKMSLFFNGAVIGLEKITGVGFKKWILPLAALIYGLSFLSPNYIHHMVIGRKFVLNSWFPVFQIFLPLLLFAFIVIKKRKKTNKQSSS; via the coding sequence ATGCGTCAAAATACAATCCGAGTATCCGAGCTGATCATTTGTATGTCTTTATTTGAAGTTGGAAGTACAACTTTGTTTTTAATGGGGGCTGAAGCAAAGCAAGATGCTTGGTTAGTCATGTTGATAGGAGCATTAGCAGGACTTCTTCTGCTAATGCTCCATCTTGCTATTCACCATCAAGATCCTGAATTAGATTTGTTCATGTTGTTTCGCCGTTACACAGGGAAATATGTGGGTACACTCATCAATTTACTTTTTGTGATGTATTTTACATATGAAGCTTCTCGGAACATACGCGATTTAGGCGAGGTGACCGTAATGACTCTGCTCCGCCAAACCCCCTTGTGGATCATCATCCTGATCACAATCGTGGTTGTATCCAACACGGTTCGTTATGGCTACAAAGCATTGTTCTTGCTTTGCTTATTTCTTTTCCCTTTTTTTGTTCTTGGCTACGCTCTTATTAGTATATTAATTCCGGCAACCGGTCTCTTTCATCTCGAAAATTCCCTTCCGGTTTTAGAGGAAGGATGGACACCTATATTTAAGGCCGCTATTCCTGAGCTTATTTCTTTTCCATTCGGACAAACTGTGTTATTTCTTGTATTTTATCCGCTTGCATATAAAGGCCGGAATCTCACAAAACCCGTTTTTTTTGCCTATATAATGACCGCACTTGCTCTAACATTTGTTAATCAATTGGAAATTTTTGTTCTCGGACCCAAGATCGCCGCCAATAGCACACTTCCTCTTTTGGAAGCTGTTCAGTTGATTGAATTAGCAGATCTGTTCGAACGAATGGATGCCCTTTTCACCTTGCTTCTTTTTCTTGGCTTGATCATCAAAATGTCTTTATTTTTTAATGGTGCTGTGATAGGACTTGAAAAAATAACCGGAGTCGGATTTAAAAAATGGATTCTTCCCCTTGCAGCACTTATTTATGGTCTTTCTTTTTTGTCGCCTAACTATATTCATCACATGGTAATCGGTCGAAAATTTGTTCTTAATTCCTGGTTTCCTGTTTTTCAAATTTTCCTCCCTTTGTTATTATTTGCCTTTATTGTTATTAAAAAAAGAAAAAAGACAAATAAACAGTCCTCTTCATGA
- a CDS encoding alpha/beta fold hydrolase — MSTYQTVISDGFELKYTIRGNGKPILVIGSSVYYPRLFSDHLYKKFRFIFLDHRGFAKPTRALKPEDYTLDKVINDLETARRCLHLDTFIILGHSGHAFMALEYAKQFPGYVEKVVLLNSAPTNSQERQRQSFSFFYETASPERKDRFEKEIALLENDIKREPDRRFVHMCIRMGAQSFYDYTYDAAYMWNDVHTNMPIIDYLWGEAFGKMDLIQSLADVDKPVFIGLGRSDYLVAPVSLWDRVDDSYTNVKKVVFEHSGHNPMFEEPHYFDQTLTEWINENH, encoded by the coding sequence ATGAGCACTTATCAAACAGTTATTAGTGATGGATTTGAGCTGAAATATACTATAAGAGGTAACGGAAAGCCGATATTGGTGATCGGCAGTAGTGTATATTATCCTCGCTTATTTTCAGACCATTTATATAAAAAGTTTCGGTTTATTTTCTTAGATCATAGAGGGTTTGCAAAACCGACTCGTGCTTTAAAACCAGAAGACTATACTTTGGATAAAGTCATTAATGATTTAGAAACAGCAAGACGTTGCCTTCATTTAGATACATTTATTATATTAGGACATTCCGGGCATGCTTTTATGGCTTTGGAATATGCTAAACAATTCCCAGGCTATGTTGAAAAAGTGGTGCTATTAAATTCAGCACCTACGAACAGCCAAGAAAGACAGCGGCAAAGCTTTTCATTCTTTTATGAAACGGCCAGTCCAGAAAGAAAGGACCGTTTTGAAAAGGAAATTGCTTTATTAGAGAATGATATCAAAAGAGAGCCCGACAGAAGATTTGTTCACATGTGTATACGTATGGGAGCACAAAGCTTTTATGATTATACCTATGATGCAGCTTATATGTGGAATGATGTGCACACAAACATGCCTATCATAGATTATTTATGGGGAGAAGCCTTCGGAAAGATGGATTTGATACAGTCCTTGGCGGATGTCGATAAGCCCGTGTTTATTGGTCTTGGGAGATCTGATTACTTAGTCGCACCTGTTTCATTATGGGATCGGGTCGATGATAGCTATACGAACGTAAAAAAGGTGGTTTTTGAACATAGTGGGCATAATCCGATGTTTGAAGAACCTCATTATTTTGATCAAACATTAACCGAATGGATTAATGAAAATCACTAG
- a CDS encoding YetF domain-containing protein: protein MEVFVTIGVKLIISFFGLWLITFITGRKTLSQLTPLDFLTSLVLSEIVGNTLYDDKVTIWHLLFALALWCALAYFFEKATTHFVKFGYMAEGRTVLLVDKGQVNQELLEKYDIEFTQLLSMLRQQNIFSLREVLYATLETNGSLSVMRKPEYEPPAAQDMGIDAQPDLFSVTVIDKGRLLNESMRGKTIDVELIKAKTREQGYDSIDEIAYAELSEDGTLHIVPMKEK from the coding sequence ATGGAGGTATTTGTCACGATTGGTGTCAAATTGATCATCAGCTTTTTTGGCCTATGGCTTATTACTTTTATTACAGGTCGGAAAACACTCAGTCAGTTAACACCGCTCGATTTTCTGACATCATTGGTATTGAGCGAAATTGTAGGGAATACGTTATATGACGATAAGGTGACCATTTGGCATCTTTTGTTTGCTTTGGCACTATGGTGCGCGCTGGCCTACTTTTTCGAAAAAGCGACGACCCATTTTGTGAAATTTGGATATATGGCAGAAGGTCGAACAGTGCTGCTCGTGGATAAAGGGCAGGTTAATCAAGAATTGCTGGAGAAATATGATATAGAATTTACACAGCTACTCTCCATGCTACGCCAGCAAAATATTTTTTCTCTGCGTGAGGTCTTGTACGCTACGTTAGAGACGAACGGCTCATTGTCGGTCATGCGCAAACCCGAATATGAGCCACCCGCTGCTCAGGATATGGGAATAGATGCACAGCCTGATCTTTTTTCTGTTACTGTCATTGATAAGGGAAGGTTGCTAAATGAATCTATGCGCGGGAAAACAATTGATGTAGAGCTGATAAAAGCGAAGACGCGAGAGCAGGGATATGATAGTATCGACGAGATTGCCTATGCAGAGCTTAGCGAGGATGGAACGCTCCATATAGTGCCGATGAAAGAGAAATAA